One Achromobacter xylosoxidans A8 genomic region harbors:
- a CDS encoding Bug family tripartite tricarboxylate transporter substrate binding protein — translation MIQRSQFFVAPARLVSRRGFVVRAAAAVAGLAMLGAAPLASAAETAYPSRPIRIVLGFSAGGGTDAIARTLAKHMSSTLGANVLIDNKPGANGNIAAEEVSRSPADGYTLLYNTSSIASSPALYNKRLSYDVSKDLIPVARTASLPIVLVVPAKSSLKSAAELVAYAKAHPGKLNYASAGNGNVTHLASLSFEDAVGIKGTHIPYKGEAPALADLMAGMVDYYFATSAGAIPAIKAGRLKALAVATKQPLDTLPGVPTLDATVAKGLDLSAWSGLMAPAGTPPEVIAKLNSAVAKALADPEVLVFFANQSAQATPSTPGEYGVFLTSEMGSLAKVIKGAGITLD, via the coding sequence ATGATTCAACGCAGCCAATTCTTCGTTGCCCCTGCGCGGCTCGTTTCGCGCCGCGGCTTTGTCGTCCGCGCGGCCGCTGCCGTCGCCGGGCTGGCCATGCTGGGCGCGGCTCCGCTCGCGTCCGCCGCCGAGACCGCCTATCCATCCAGGCCGATACGGATCGTGCTGGGGTTCTCGGCCGGCGGAGGCACCGACGCAATCGCGCGCACGCTGGCCAAGCATATGTCCAGCACCTTGGGCGCCAATGTCCTGATCGACAACAAGCCCGGCGCCAACGGCAATATCGCCGCCGAAGAAGTCAGCCGCTCTCCGGCCGACGGCTATACCTTGCTGTACAACACGTCTTCCATTGCGTCGAGCCCGGCGCTGTACAACAAGCGCCTTTCGTACGATGTCTCCAAGGATTTGATCCCGGTCGCACGGACCGCCAGCCTGCCCATCGTGCTGGTGGTTCCCGCCAAGTCTTCGCTCAAGAGCGCAGCGGAGTTGGTGGCCTACGCCAAGGCGCATCCCGGCAAGCTCAACTACGCATCGGCCGGCAACGGCAACGTCACGCACCTGGCTTCGCTGTCGTTCGAGGACGCCGTCGGCATCAAGGGCACGCATATTCCATACAAGGGCGAAGCGCCCGCGCTGGCCGATTTGATGGCCGGCATGGTCGACTATTACTTCGCCACGTCGGCGGGCGCGATTCCCGCCATCAAGGCGGGACGCCTGAAAGCGCTGGCGGTTGCAACCAAACAGCCGCTGGATACCCTGCCCGGCGTCCCTACCCTGGACGCCACGGTGGCCAAGGGCCTGGATCTGTCCGCGTGGTCGGGCCTGATGGCGCCGGCGGGCACGCCGCCCGAGGTCATCGCCAAGCTCAACAGCGCCGTGGCCAAGGCGTTGGCCGATCCGGAAGTGCTGGTCTTCTTCGCCAACCAAAGCGCGCAGGCCACGCCCTCCACGCCCGGGGAATATGGCGTGTTCCTGACGTCGGAAATGGGATCTTTGGCCAAGGTGATCAAAGGGGCTGGCATTACTTTGGATTGA